The proteins below are encoded in one region of Corynebacterium sphenisci DSM 44792:
- a CDS encoding copper transporter: MGKRAGGGRGAAAVTGAALGVAAGAALGAYVLAPDGGITIGGATAEERAEARLAAEHAEGRAAVADEVLTTVQDDIIGGRLRDAPTVLLVAPDADPADVAAVAEALRTAGAPDGGRLELTAAALSADRADALGDVIAGALPAGASLDEARTTPGRHTGQALASALLLDDRGGERATAEDRELLLGSLREAGFVDYEDGTLRPSAAIVVVAGRGTADGEPGAAGEFGAGVLAETAAALRAEGGAVVLAGRPAAADEGGAAAALAEVPDGDRVDAVAAIGDAAGRILVINDLRNQLDAAPAARPAPAGEPAGQPDGEPAEEPAN; this comes from the coding sequence ATGGGCAAGCGAGCGGGCGGCGGCCGGGGCGCCGCGGCGGTGACCGGGGCGGCGCTGGGCGTGGCCGCCGGGGCGGCGCTGGGCGCCTACGTGCTGGCCCCGGACGGGGGCATCACCATCGGCGGGGCCACCGCCGAGGAGCGGGCGGAGGCCCGGCTGGCCGCGGAGCACGCCGAGGGCCGCGCCGCGGTCGCCGACGAGGTGCTCACCACGGTGCAGGACGACATCATCGGCGGCCGGCTGCGCGATGCGCCCACGGTGCTGCTGGTCGCCCCGGACGCCGATCCCGCGGACGTCGCCGCGGTGGCGGAGGCGCTGCGCACCGCCGGCGCCCCGGACGGGGGCCGGCTGGAGCTGACCGCCGCGGCGCTGTCCGCGGATCGCGCCGATGCGCTCGGCGACGTGATCGCCGGGGCGCTGCCGGCGGGGGCGAGCCTGGACGAGGCGCGCACCACCCCGGGCCGGCATACCGGGCAGGCCCTGGCCTCGGCGCTGCTGCTCGACGACCGGGGCGGGGAGCGGGCCACCGCGGAGGATCGGGAGCTGCTGCTGGGCTCGCTGCGCGAGGCCGGGTTCGTGGACTACGAGGACGGCACCCTGCGGCCCTCCGCGGCGATCGTGGTGGTCGCCGGCCGGGGCACCGCCGACGGGGAGCCGGGCGCGGCCGGGGAGTTCGGCGCGGGCGTGCTCGCCGAGACCGCGGCGGCGCTGCGCGCCGAGGGCGGGGCGGTGGTGCTCGCCGGGCGACCGGCCGCCGCCGACGAGGGCGGGGCGGCGGCCGCCCTGGCCGAGGTGCCCGACGGCGACCGGGTCGACGCGGTCGCCGCGATCGGCGACGCCGCCGGCCGGATCCTGGTGATCAACGATCTGCGCAACCAGCTCGACGCGGCCCCCGCGGCCCGGCCCGCCCCGGCCGGGGAACCGGCGGGGCAGCCCGACGGGGAGCCGGCGGAGGAGCCCGCGAACTAG
- the steA gene encoding putative cytokinetic ring protein SteA, translating to MAGMSLFTRNSADLPGVHGDVRDGSRLDRALRRAREGDILAIDAPDLSHDLAKRIVEAKPAAVINASRFTTGAVPNFGPQLLVDSGVELVEDAGPELFDKLRDGRRARLDEGKLYYGDRRVAAGTPVTMAELTASFEEARTGLVDRMEALSGNLVEFAAAESPLYVDGLGIPDLDIGLRGRKAVLVGPGEGHRRTLERLKHFIREYEPVLIGVDAGADTLVDLDHTPDLIIGDPQGIAAETLRCGARVVLPADPDGHATGLERIQDLNIGCVTFPALSDSAMDLALVFAAHHGAEMIVAVGAPLDVETVFAAADAPGTPSALLSRLKAGPRLVDGEVVADLYRVDGTGFGVAWAVLAVLIAVAVILAIAGTNGDGSVTENLIDTWNSIALWFQGLFRR from the coding sequence CTGGCCGGTATGAGTCTCTTCACCCGGAACTCCGCCGACCTGCCCGGCGTGCACGGCGACGTCCGCGACGGGTCCCGGCTGGACCGCGCGCTGCGCAGAGCCCGCGAGGGCGACATCCTCGCCATCGACGCCCCCGACCTCAGCCACGATCTGGCGAAGCGGATCGTCGAGGCCAAACCGGCGGCGGTGATCAACGCCTCCCGGTTCACCACCGGGGCGGTGCCGAACTTCGGCCCCCAGCTGCTGGTGGACTCCGGCGTGGAGCTGGTCGAGGACGCCGGGCCGGAGCTGTTCGACAAGCTGCGCGACGGCCGCCGGGCCCGCCTCGACGAGGGCAAGCTGTACTACGGCGACCGCCGGGTGGCCGCCGGCACCCCGGTGACCATGGCCGAGCTGACCGCCTCCTTCGAGGAGGCGCGCACCGGCCTGGTGGACCGGATGGAGGCGCTGTCCGGCAACCTGGTGGAGTTCGCCGCCGCGGAATCGCCGCTCTACGTCGACGGCCTGGGCATCCCGGACCTGGACATCGGGCTGCGCGGCCGCAAGGCGGTGCTGGTCGGCCCCGGGGAGGGCCACCGGCGCACCCTGGAGCGGCTCAAGCACTTCATCCGGGAGTACGAGCCGGTGCTCATCGGCGTCGACGCCGGGGCGGACACCCTGGTGGACCTGGACCACACCCCGGATCTGATCATCGGCGACCCGCAGGGCATCGCCGCGGAGACGCTGCGCTGCGGCGCCCGGGTGGTGCTGCCCGCGGACCCGGACGGGCACGCCACCGGCCTGGAGCGGATCCAGGACCTCAACATCGGCTGCGTCACCTTCCCGGCGCTGTCGGATTCCGCCATGGACCTGGCCCTGGTCTTCGCCGCGCACCACGGCGCGGAGATGATCGTCGCCGTCGGCGCGCCCCTGGACGTGGAGACCGTCTTCGCCGCCGCGGACGCCCCGGGCACCCCCTCGGCGCTGCTGTCCCGGCTCAAGGCCGGGCCCCGGCTGGTCGACGGGGAGGTCGTCGCCGACCTGTACCGGGTGGACGGCACCGGCTTCGGGGTGGCCTGGGCGGTGCTGGCGGTGCTCATCGCGGTGGCGGTGATCCTGGCGATCGCCGGCACCAACGGCGACGGCTCGGTGACCGAGAACCTCATCGACACCTGGAACTCCATCGCGCTGTGGTTCCAGGGGCTGTTCCGGCGCTGA